A window from Plasmodium gaboni strain SY75 chromosome 9, whole genome shotgun sequence encodes these proteins:
- a CDS encoding hypothetical protein (conserved Plasmodium protein, unknown function): protein MSDNESYISAENNNSDDEKKSNVNLDNFLNYDIDYYMNENNKSNYVGVDILQRIDYYNIKNANNEYILNENINNNINNINNNNNSSNHNILLCNRKKEHVDIFYKLKKELYNIAYTNEDNKINNIVTPSNNITVQKNSKKTSSFNTKRLKENFNLFHSKNKDKSNNKKSYDLLNNDLSISLGNKIEDTYKDIKNSVNWLGNFFSNNENQEEKKYVNVFYADLYFFNDITLIRFLDTYNYNLLKTLNKIIKFIVWRQMHIQDFNNERDTLKLSEQSKSENDNNNNNNINKNDNNNNNNNNNNNNNNNNNNNNNDGNSEDEYNNCNVFLNPSNIKDTLIKSNIFRCGYDMHSRPILYVKIQEKLDMSEDDLFLMLVYHVDMCINSVDYKKCYPDLYASDKENINNDKNNNSNNSSDSNNKNYDHKSNTENNKIDETTLQLVIVVDCLKFELNNMISVECIKKMINVFNEFYTDVLFRIYVINVPSFFKKVWCLFNMFIDNHTLNKIIFINKKNINLMYEHIPIHIMEHLDKNATKSEQQKSVFFPSSSLYYKYDEMYYKKLITYVNIWVNKMIKTNHNLLN from the coding sequence atgagtGATAATGAAAGCTATATTTCTGcagaaaataataacagTGATGACGAGAAAAAGTCGAATGTAAACCttgataattttttaaattatgatatagattattatatgaatgaaAACAATAAATCAAATTATGTAGGTGTAGATATATTACAACGTattgattattataatataaagaatgCTAATAATGagtatatattaaatgaaaatataaataataatattaataatattaataataataataatagtagtaatcataatatactattatgtaatagaaaaaaagaacatgttgatatattttataaattaaaaaaagaattatataatatagcttatacaaatgaagataataaaataaataatatcGTAACACctagtaataatattacagttcaaaaaaattcaaaGAAAACATCCAGTTTTAATACAAAAAGATTGAAAGAAAATTTCAATTTATTTCAttctaaaaataaagataaaagtaataataaaaaatcatatgatttgttaaataatgatttaAGTATATCCTTAGGAAATAAAATTGAAGATACttataaagatattaaaaatagTGTTAACTGGTTAGGAAATTTCTTTTCGAATAATGAAAATcaagaagaaaaaaaatatgtaaatgttttttatgctgatttatattttttcaatgATATTACCTTAATACGTTTTCTAGATACATACAATTATAACCTGTTGAAAACGttgaataaaataattaagTTTATAGTTTGGAGACAAATGCATATACAAGattttaataatgaaaGAGATACCTTGAAATTATCTGAGCAATCAAAAAGTGAAAATgacaacaacaataataataatattaataaaaatgataacaacaataataataataacaacaacaataataataataacaacaataataataacaataatgaTGGTAATAGTGAggatgaatataataactGTAATGTTTTTCTTAACCCTTCTAATATTAAAGATACACTTATAAAATCAAACATATTCAGATGTGGATATGATATGCATTCAAGACCCATACTATATGTTAAAATACAGGAAAAACTAGACATGAGTGAAGACGACCTTTTTCTCATGTTAGTTTATCATGTTGATATGTGTATTAATAGTGTAGACTACAAAAAATGTTATCCAGATTTATATGCATCAGACAAAGAAAACATCAATAATGACAAAAACAATAATAGTAACAACAGTAGTGATAGTAACAATAAGAATTATGATCATAAATCTAATACAgaaaataacaaaatagATGAAACGACCTTACAACTTGTTATTGTTGTAGATTGTCTTAAGTttgaattaaataatatgatcAGTGTTGAgtgtataaaaaaaatgataaatgTATTTAACGAATTTTATACTGATGTTTTATTTAgaatatatgttataaatGTGCCATCGTTTTTTAAAAAGGTCTGGTGTCTTTTCAATATGTTTATTGATAATCATACattaaacaaaattatttttattaataaaaaaaatattaatttaatgTATGAACATATTCCTATTCATATTATGGAACACTTAGATAAAAATGCAACAAAATCAGAGCAACAAAAATCTGTCTTTTTTCCTTCTAgttctttatattataagtatgatgaaatgtattataaaaagtTGATAACTTATGTCAATATATGGGTaaacaaaatgataaaGACTAATCACAActtattaaattaa